The following coding sequences lie in one Glycine max cultivar Williams 82 chromosome 19, Glycine_max_v4.0, whole genome shotgun sequence genomic window:
- the LOC100818579 gene encoding polynucleotide 5'-hydroxyl-kinase NOL9 — protein MGVLVQKDARLLRDLRIMAYFKQCFSSDSNISTIKELAHALASHCPYEVPIASIKIRHLHCEVPSSEIFFSLNATIVGLAVDSEGPENLPSCLGLGIVRGIDIVKAMLYVITPVPHNSLEKVNVLLQGYIQIPSCLLQARYCFTFFCFLNVIL, from the exons ATG GGTGTGCTTGTTCAGAAGGATGCACGTCTCCTACGTGATTTACGAATAATGGCTTATTTCAAACAGTGCTTTTCTAGTGATTCAAATATTTCTACAATCAAGGAACTTGCACATGCCTTGGCCTCTCACTGTCCTTATGAAGTTCCAATTGCAAGCATAAAGATTCGACATCTTCATTGTGAG GTCCCAAGCTCTGAAATATTCTTCAGTTTGAATGCTACCATTGTTGGCTTAGCCGTTGATTCTGAAGGACCTGAAAATTTACCTTCGTGTCTTGGTCTTG GGATTGTGAGGGGAATTGACATAGTCAAAGCTATGCTTTATGTCATTACTCCCGTGCCACATAATTCTCTCGAAAAAGTCAACGTGTTGCTACAGGGTTATATCCAAATTCCATCTTGTTTATTGCAGGCAAGATATTGTTTTacattcttttgctttcttaacGTAATCTTGTAG
- the LOC100801316 gene encoding cyclin-dependent protein kinase inhibitor SMR6 has product MGFSHSDLESESKKWVIAGIGVCSLKPIKTKRVAGGGDNEEEEEEETRSTTPTAKEARIPEKLPCPPAPRKRRPPSRCGSNGGGGGVREFFTPPDLESVFKCHVEKAK; this is encoded by the coding sequence ATGGGGTTCTCGCATTCGGACTTGGAATCGGAATCCAAGAAGTGGGTAATTGCCGGAATCGGTGTTTGCTCGCTCAAACCCATCAAAACAAAGCGCGTTGCTGGCGGCGGTgacaacgaagaagaagaagaagaagaaacgcgTTCCACGACGCCGACGGCGAAAGAGGCGAGAATACCGGAAAAGTTGCCGTGCCCGCCGGCGCCGAGGAAACGCCGACCACCGTCAAGGTGTGGTAGCAACGGTGGCGGTGGTGGTGTGAGAGAGTTCTTCACACCACCTGATTTGGAAAGTGTCTTCAAGTGCCATGTTGAGAAAGCCAAATGA